CGGATTACCAACGAAGGACGAATCGTCTACCAACGAGTCTTTGGGAGAAGGTAACACTGGGTACTCTACTGAGGACAGCGATGGGGATGATTCATTGCTTTCCGCCTTTTCGTCGGAATCAGGGACTACCGGACAAGGGAGCTCAGCTTTGAATGTGCTTTTGTCGACAGTCTTGCTAAAATAAGGGGCGATGTGACTCAGCACTCAATTTGCAGTTGGAACAAGTTAATGAGAAGGAGTATCTACTCATGTAAGGGAAAAACCATGTTGTTAATTATCTATATAGGAACAGATTCTTATCGTTGTGCTCTTGCCGTTTTCGAATAGCTGAATTTCGTTCGGTTTTTTTAATGTAAAGCCAAGTCAATATGAATCATTCATTATCCGACCGTTGGTCTAGCGGCAATCCGGACAGCATGACCTTACGAACTTCGGCTGCAAGCTCGGCCTCGGTCTTGCCTTTGCATTCAATCGGATCGTGGACGATGACTTTGGTGATGCCGTGGCCTGATCGGAAGGGAAACATCCAGTGTGCCGGCATCATCTTGTTGGCGCCGACAATGGACAACGGGATGATGGGAGCACCAGCCTTGTAGGCCATTTTGAAAGCCCCATTCTTAAAGGGGAGAACCTTGCCGGTACGAGAGCGAGTGCCTTCGGGAAAGGTGCATAGATGGACACCGTCTTTGAGATATTGAATACCAGTTTTCAAAGTTTTGAGCTGCGACTTGCGGTCCGTACGATCCACCATGACGTGCCCACCGAGGTAAATAGCTTTGCCGAGGGCCGGGACCTTACTGAGTTCTTTTTTTGCAATGATTTTGTAGTTTCTCCAGCCAATCGTGGAGCCCAGGTAGGGTATATCCATCCAGGAATTGTGATTGGCCA
The Phaeodactylum tricornutum CCAP 1055/1 chromosome 7, whole genome shotgun sequence DNA segment above includes these coding regions:
- a CDS encoding predicted protein — encoded protein: PAMFVANHNSWMDIPYLGSTIGWRNYKIIAKKELSKVPALGKAIYLGGHVMVDRTDRKSQLKTLKTGIQYLKDGVHLCTFPEGTRSRTGKVLPFKNGAFKMAYKAGAPIIPLSIVGANKMMPAHWMFPFRSGHGITKVIVHDPI